ATTTCGAAGCTACCAGTGCCTCGAGGAAGCTCGATGCTCTCACGCGTTTTCGCGTTTAAACCTTCTGCAATGTATTCTGCAGCAACATTTGGATCAATACGATCCCCACAAGTATAAACATCAATACTTGCGTAACCGTGCTCCGGAAAGCTATGAATTGTTAAATGTGACTCCGAAATAATTACTACTCCACTTACACCTTGTGGTGCAAACTTATGGAAAGCAACCTCACGTACTTCAGCACCAGCTCTTAGTGCTGCATCCACAAATAATTGTTCAATATACGGCATGTCATTAAGCTTGTCGAAATCGCAATCCCAAAGTTCAGCGATTACGTGACGACCCATCGTATCCATAGTATCCATTCTACAGTTCCCCCTTGTAAATTTAATCTAACTGTTCGAATTGAAAACTAATTTGCAATTTGGCTTGCTCCACTACCACGGGGGAAAGTTAGTCCAGAGAGGTCCTAACCCTTTAAGTAGTGACTACGTACCTCAGCTCTTAAGTTTACGAGTGTTAGTATACTTTGTTTATTTTCATTTTGCAACAACAGTTTTTTCGATTTTCTGTCATATTTTCCTCTTTA
The DNA window shown above is from Bacillus clarus and carries:
- the speD gene encoding adenosylmethionine decarboxylase, with translation MDTMGRHVIAELWDCDFDKLNDMPYIEQLFVDAALRAGAEVREVAFHKFAPQGVSGVVIISESHLTIHSFPEHGYASIDVYTCGDRIDPNVAAEYIAEGLNAKTRESIELPRGTGSFEIKQRETKAL